In the genome of Carnobacterium pleistocenium FTR1, one region contains:
- a CDS encoding amidohydrolase, which produces MNESIKNILFERMNAKQDRMIKIRRQLHENPELSFQEEKTAAYIADFYSDKDCDVRTNVGGRGIVVTINSGKPGKTIAIRADFDALPIQEESGLAFQSKNPGVMHACGHDAHTAYMLILAETLIEIKASLAGKIVVLHQHAEEMPPGGAIQMIQDHALDGVDTVFGIHVMSQMETGKLFYRPGNIQTGRANFHIKIQGVGGHGSSPHKANDAIVAASYFVVATQSIVSRRLNPFDVGSITIGNFDGRGSFNIIKDSVLLEGDVRSMSEEVRAIIEKEIRAKLDGIAAMFDVTYELKYENDYPVLYNDSDLTEETISKLKRTAIPELKGIEMCDAQPPSEDFAYYAKERPSMFFYVGAAPEEGEAYPHHHPKFNISESSLIVAAKTMGSIVVDYLIG; this is translated from the coding sequence ATGAATGAATCTATAAAAAATATTCTTTTTGAAAGAATGAATGCAAAACAAGACCGTATGATTAAAATACGTCGTCAGTTGCATGAAAACCCTGAATTGTCTTTTCAAGAAGAAAAAACGGCAGCGTATATTGCTGACTTTTATTCAGATAAAGACTGTGATGTGCGTACAAACGTAGGTGGACGAGGGATAGTCGTAACAATCAATTCTGGTAAACCGGGGAAAACAATTGCGATTCGGGCTGACTTTGATGCATTGCCAATTCAAGAAGAATCTGGTCTAGCATTCCAATCGAAAAATCCGGGAGTAATGCATGCTTGTGGTCATGATGCACATACAGCATACATGCTGATTTTAGCTGAAACTTTGATTGAAATAAAAGCTTCATTGGCAGGGAAAATTGTTGTTTTACATCAACATGCTGAAGAAATGCCTCCAGGCGGAGCAATACAGATGATTCAAGATCACGCATTAGATGGCGTGGACACTGTTTTTGGTATTCATGTGATGTCTCAAATGGAAACAGGTAAACTATTTTATCGTCCTGGAAACATTCAAACTGGACGTGCAAATTTCCACATTAAAATCCAAGGGGTCGGAGGACACGGTTCTTCTCCACATAAAGCAAATGATGCAATTGTAGCTGCAAGTTATTTTGTTGTAGCAACGCAATCAATAGTGAGCCGTCGCTTAAATCCATTTGATGTGGGTTCAATTACAATCGGAAACTTTGATGGCCGTGGATCTTTCAACATTATCAAAGACTCAGTTCTCCTAGAAGGTGACGTACGTTCAATGTCTGAAGAAGTTCGTGCAATCATCGAAAAAGAAATTCGGGCTAAATTAGACGGTATAGCAGCTATGTTTGATGTTACTTATGAATTGAAATATGAAAATGATTACCCTGTTTTATATAACGATTCTGATCTGACAGAAGAGACAATCAGTAAATTGAAACGAACGGCGATTCCTGAATTAAAAGGAATTGAAATGTGTGATGCACAACCCCCTTCAGAAGATTTCGCTTACTATGCAAAAGAACGTCCAAGTATGTTTTTTTATGTTGGTGCTGCTCCTGAAGAAGGCGAAGCTTATCCGCACCACCATCCTAAATTTAACATCAGTGAATCAAGTTTGATTGTTGCTGCCAAAACAATGGGTTCGATTGTAGTGGACTATCTAATAGGATAA
- a CDS encoding acyl-CoA dehydrogenase family protein, protein MSIKLTQSQVMLHQMVTDFADKEVKPLDMLIDKQRDFPKKLWDDLVNTGFLGLVLPEEYGGAGFDTIASSQTIYDLASRNASVAFTLEGHYKTVDQVLKYATPALKEEYLPQANHRIFGFASTEPQGGSNVMGHTAKAVKEGDKWILNGNKTMITNGGLAQVYCVLLKTAPMELSCFLVDEDMNGFKHGKREEFIGMNGTPVGEIFLEDVVVSEEHLLGKIGQGVEIGDNAHYDARILMGAIAAGITEHALNIAVEYAKKREAIDTPIIQLHSIQTKITEIAIAKENTQLLYQEAAKLKEAGKSYAKVATMAKSYGSRAAVTAADHALQVLGAYGYSKEYPVEHLIRDARALQLAEGSLEKMMIEIAKEVVNEGEE, encoded by the coding sequence ATGAGTATAAAATTAACACAGTCTCAAGTAATGTTACATCAGATGGTTACAGATTTTGCTGATAAAGAAGTAAAACCACTGGATATGTTGATTGATAAACAAAGAGATTTCCCTAAAAAATTATGGGATGATCTTGTGAACACTGGCTTTTTAGGCTTAGTTTTGCCAGAAGAGTATGGTGGCGCCGGGTTTGATACTATTGCTAGTTCTCAAACTATCTATGATTTAGCTAGTCGGAATGCAAGTGTTGCTTTTACCTTAGAAGGTCATTACAAAACAGTTGATCAAGTACTAAAATATGCCACACCTGCATTAAAAGAAGAATATTTGCCTCAAGCAAATCACCGAATCTTTGGTTTCGCTTCAACAGAACCACAAGGTGGATCTAATGTAATGGGACATACTGCAAAAGCAGTCAAAGAGGGAGATAAGTGGATTTTAAACGGTAACAAAACGATGATTACAAATGGCGGATTGGCACAAGTATACTGTGTACTTCTTAAAACAGCTCCAATGGAATTATCTTGCTTCCTTGTGGATGAAGATATGAACGGATTTAAACATGGAAAAAGGGAAGAGTTTATTGGAATGAATGGCACACCTGTAGGCGAAATTTTCTTGGAAGACGTTGTTGTCAGTGAAGAACATCTACTTGGGAAAATTGGACAAGGTGTAGAAATTGGGGATAATGCCCATTATGACGCTCGTATTTTAATGGGAGCGATTGCAGCTGGTATTACTGAACATGCTTTAAACATTGCGGTTGAGTACGCAAAAAAACGTGAAGCAATCGATACTCCTATTATTCAATTACATTCTATTCAAACAAAAATTACAGAAATCGCTATTGCAAAAGAAAATACACAGTTGCTTTACCAAGAAGCTGCTAAGTTAAAAGAAGCTGGTAAATCTTATGCTAAAGTGGCCACTATGGCAAAATCATATGGTAGTCGTGCAGCAGTAACTGCCGCTGACCATGCATTACAAGTATTAGGTGCATATGGTTACAGTAAAGAATATCCAGTGGAACATTTGATTCGTGATGCTCGTGCTTTACAACTTGCCGAAGGATCGTTAGAAAAAATGATGATTGAAATAGCTAAAGAAGTTGTAAACGAGGGAGAGGAATGA
- a CDS encoding ABC transporter permease, translated as MSKKIPYLILAPGFILLILFLLVPLVSVIWPTFYDGALSFNSYTSFFQDSYNVGVFVRTIRISLIVTISCILLGVPTAYYISGTTPKWRGLLMALTLFPMLTNSVIRSFAWINLLGQNGVINKVLSSIGVISKPLTLLYTEFSIVIGSIYLFLPILIITLVGIMENINPEIMEAAETLGASRIKAFIKVVLPLSSPGIIVGSVLVFTGTLTAYTTPQLLGGNRNMMLSTFLYQNAMTLGNWKDASVIALLMIVTTLIVMKVFNLIANRIDKRGEQDA; from the coding sequence ATGTCGAAAAAAATCCCGTATTTAATTCTAGCTCCGGGATTTATCTTATTGATTTTATTCTTGTTGGTACCGTTAGTATCAGTTATCTGGCCAACTTTTTATGATGGAGCATTATCGTTTAATTCTTACACTTCTTTTTTTCAAGATTCATATAACGTAGGGGTTTTTGTTCGTACTATTCGTATTTCGCTTATTGTGACTATCAGTTGTATTCTTTTAGGTGTTCCCACAGCCTATTATATATCTGGAACAACCCCAAAGTGGAGAGGATTACTAATGGCACTCACGTTATTTCCAATGTTAACCAATTCCGTCATTCGAAGTTTTGCTTGGATCAATCTACTAGGGCAAAACGGTGTAATCAATAAAGTGTTGTCTAGTATTGGGGTCATCTCTAAACCATTAACCTTGTTGTATACGGAATTCTCAATTGTTATTGGTTCAATATACTTATTTTTACCAATTTTAATTATTACATTAGTCGGCATAATGGAAAATATCAATCCAGAAATTATGGAAGCAGCTGAAACACTTGGAGCTAGCCGTATAAAAGCTTTCATTAAAGTAGTTTTGCCATTAAGTAGCCCTGGGATTATTGTAGGAAGTGTTTTAGTATTCACAGGAACTCTAACGGCTTATACGACTCCTCAATTGCTTGGAGGTAACCGCAATATGATGCTGTCAACATTTCTTTATCAGAACGCAATGACTCTAGGTAATTGGAAAGATGCAAGTGTCATTGCACTACTGATGATTGTTACCACTTTAATTGTGATGAAAGTTTTTAACTTAATTGCCAATCGAATTGACAAACGAGGTGAACAAGATGCGTAA
- a CDS encoding YibE/F family protein, with product MNSNEKRKRVLLYGFGLLCIVASMLFIQNNFNLYDQPIAEVVTVTLKEKKSVAETINEDELFVQTLVGKIKNGAQKDQLISLENTYSSSGAFDHRYQVGDNLFVAIQSSESVQLTGTIDGPKRDKYVLAAAWLFILTVLIVGKKSGLFSLISLAINILVLYLALNSYINSERASLLLISSGLAIFFTVTSLLLVNGKNEKTLVAILATIMGTFSALLIAYLTMWLTAEQGLRYEEMAFITRSPQKVFLASILIGSLGAVMDIAITITSSLYELYDKNNAISLKDLKVSGNEIGKDIMGTMTNVLFFAYVSGGIPMILLYLKNGSTWGYTLSMNLSLELTRALVGSIGIVLTIPISIQTTLYFIRRRSVAK from the coding sequence TTGAACAGTAACGAGAAGAGAAAAAGAGTTTTATTATATGGCTTTGGCCTGTTATGTATTGTTGCATCTATGTTATTTATTCAAAATAACTTTAACCTATACGATCAACCGATAGCAGAAGTTGTAACAGTGACCCTTAAAGAAAAAAAGAGTGTTGCTGAAACAATAAACGAGGATGAGCTATTTGTTCAAACTTTAGTTGGCAAAATTAAGAATGGAGCACAAAAAGATCAATTGATTTCGCTAGAAAATACTTACTCTTCATCTGGAGCTTTTGATCACCGTTATCAAGTTGGCGACAATCTATTTGTTGCCATTCAAAGCAGCGAAAGCGTTCAATTAACCGGTACTATCGATGGACCCAAACGAGACAAATATGTTTTAGCCGCAGCCTGGTTATTTATACTAACTGTCTTAATTGTTGGGAAAAAGAGTGGCTTGTTTTCATTAATTAGTTTAGCAATCAATATACTTGTATTGTACCTTGCCTTAAACAGTTACATAAATTCAGAACGAGCAAGTTTATTGCTTATCTCTAGCGGGTTAGCCATTTTTTTCACCGTAACATCTTTATTATTAGTTAATGGGAAAAACGAGAAAACTCTTGTTGCTATCTTGGCAACCATAATGGGCACCTTTTCTGCTCTTCTCATAGCTTATCTTACAATGTGGCTGACAGCAGAACAAGGTCTAAGATATGAAGAAATGGCATTTATCACAAGATCCCCGCAAAAGGTATTCTTAGCCAGTATTCTAATTGGTTCTCTAGGTGCGGTAATGGATATTGCAATTACCATAACTTCTTCACTATATGAGCTATATGATAAAAACAATGCTATTTCCTTAAAAGATTTAAAAGTATCAGGAAATGAAATAGGTAAAGATATCATGGGAACAATGACGAATGTGTTATTCTTTGCCTATGTTAGTGGCGGTATTCCTATGATTTTGCTCTATTTAAAAAATGGTTCAACATGGGGGTACACTTTATCAATGAATTTATCCTTAGAATTGACTAGAGCACTTGTTGGAAGCATCGGGATCGTGCTGACCATTCCAATAAGTATCCAAACGACGCTTTATTTTATTCGTAGAAGGAGCGTAGCTAAATGA
- a CDS encoding VOC family protein, with the protein MKISHVALWSKDIEQLRHFYETYFNAQAGERYENTNKGFASYFLTFPGSEAKLELMQQSVITYQPEETPLGWAHLAISVGSEKKVDNLTTVITEDGHTIIGQPRWTGDGYYESVVADPEGNWIEITI; encoded by the coding sequence ATGAAAATTTCACATGTAGCATTATGGTCTAAGGATATTGAGCAGTTACGTCATTTTTATGAAACCTACTTTAACGCACAAGCGGGAGAACGTTATGAAAATACGAATAAAGGATTTGCTAGTTATTTTTTAACGTTTCCTGGATCAGAAGCGAAATTAGAATTGATGCAGCAGTCTGTAATTACTTACCAACCAGAAGAAACACCACTAGGATGGGCACATTTAGCCATTAGTGTTGGAAGTGAAAAGAAAGTTGATAACTTAACGACTGTCATTACAGAAGATGGGCACACGATTATCGGTCAGCCTCGTTGGACTGGAGATGGGTATTACGAAAGTGTTGTAGCCGATCCAGAAGGTAATTGGATAGAAATTACGATTTAA
- a CDS encoding sugar O-acetyltransferase gives MSEKERMIAGRLYRAQGEELRAIRQKGQQLIRLFNTTTEEEKPYRTKLLMEIFGKVSGKIYIEPTLRIDYGQNITIGDNFYANFDCVMIDVAPITIGDNVMFGPRVCLYTAGHPIDPTVRTNGLEFGTSITIGNNVWIGGSAVVNPGVTIGDNAIIGSGSVVTKDIPANTIAVGNPCRVIRDITQADKKNWEEKQIAYWAEVAIEQNAEIQGGTIV, from the coding sequence ATGTCAGAAAAAGAGAGAATGATAGCAGGTCGACTGTACCGTGCACAGGGAGAAGAATTAAGAGCTATAAGACAAAAAGGACAACAATTGATTCGATTATTTAATACTACTACTGAAGAGGAAAAACCGTACCGTACGAAATTGTTAATGGAAATCTTCGGTAAGGTATCAGGTAAAATCTACATTGAACCAACTTTACGGATAGACTATGGGCAAAATATTACCATCGGAGACAATTTTTATGCTAACTTTGATTGTGTAATGATAGATGTTGCTCCAATTACGATTGGAGACAACGTTATGTTTGGACCGCGAGTATGCCTTTATACGGCAGGCCATCCAATTGATCCGACAGTGCGCACTAATGGATTGGAATTCGGTACATCAATTACGATTGGGAATAATGTTTGGATTGGTGGAAGTGCCGTAGTGAATCCTGGTGTTACCATAGGAGACAATGCTATTATCGGATCTGGATCAGTGGTCACTAAAGATATTCCGGCTAATACGATTGCAGTTGGGAATCCGTGTCGCGTTATTCGAGACATCACCCAAGCGGATAAAAAAAATTGGGAAGAAAAGCAAATAGCTTATTGGGCAGAAGTTGCTATTGAGCAAAATGCTGAAATTCAAGGAGGGACTATTGTATGA
- a CDS encoding VIT1/CCC1 transporter family protein encodes MENKSETPRNRSGQYIKSIVYGGLDGIITTFAVVAGSFGGDLSFRVVLILGFSNLLADGFSMAVGDFLSTKSQNEYEKNVRHKKQIAITQHPIQEKGQLRNSLIEQGVNEEDANLLVNTLAKYDKPFVNQVMKLEYGSNTTEDSPMKNAAVTFLSFSVFGVVPLLIYIVAMFIPNLLENSFLIASTLTGMTLFSLGAMKSKVIHTNWLKSGFEMLLVGGLAALVAYVVGAMLGSI; translated from the coding sequence ATGGAAAATAAATCAGAAACTCCTAGGAACCGTAGTGGGCAATACATCAAGAGCATTGTTTATGGTGGATTAGACGGTATTATTACAACTTTTGCTGTAGTAGCGGGAAGTTTTGGTGGAGACTTGTCTTTTAGAGTTGTTTTAATTTTAGGCTTTTCAAATCTACTAGCTGATGGATTTTCGATGGCGGTGGGAGACTTTCTTTCTACAAAATCACAAAATGAGTATGAAAAAAATGTGCGACATAAAAAACAAATTGCTATAACGCAACATCCTATACAGGAAAAAGGACAGCTTAGAAACTCACTTATTGAACAAGGGGTCAATGAAGAGGATGCCAACTTATTAGTAAATACACTTGCCAAGTATGATAAGCCATTTGTAAACCAAGTCATGAAATTGGAATACGGTTCTAATACTACTGAAGACTCACCGATGAAAAATGCTGCAGTGACTTTTTTGTCTTTTAGCGTCTTTGGTGTAGTTCCGCTTTTGATTTATATAGTTGCCATGTTTATACCAAACTTATTGGAAAATAGTTTTCTTATTGCATCAACCCTTACTGGAATGACATTATTTAGTTTAGGAGCAATGAAATCTAAAGTTATTCATACTAATTGGTTGAAATCAGGTTTTGAAATGTTACTAGTCGGTGGTCTGGCTGCTCTAGTTGCGTACGTTGTTGGCGCTATGTTAGGAAGTATCTGA
- a CDS encoding electron transfer flavoprotein subunit alpha/FixB family protein, producing the protein MTSQEIWVYAEKHLGIIQPVTYQLITKANAIANGKKVIVILFEATDNNLEDSIKEYGPDEIVVVKDDRLKDAADSEIAFLMAELANRRQPNSILFGATVVGRSIAPRLQAKLNTGLTSDCLNLSFDGELLVQTKPSYGDNIMCEIICPDHRPQMASVRPNTFVATKVSDKSVIVTEITDLPFKVADRIKVMEETPLLSKSDSIANAERVIALGRGAVDDKVIAMAEELARKLGSKIGVTRPLTDHPKFSGDDQIGQSGNTIAPKLLINLGIHGAVQYTTGIEHAELVISVDKDPEAPIFKHSDYSYVGDSADFLKGFLKVVQ; encoded by the coding sequence ATGACTAGTCAAGAAATTTGGGTATACGCAGAGAAACATCTAGGAATCATTCAACCGGTTACCTATCAATTAATAACTAAAGCAAATGCAATTGCAAATGGTAAAAAAGTTATTGTTATCCTATTTGAAGCAACAGATAATAATCTTGAAGATTCTATTAAAGAATATGGTCCCGATGAAATCGTTGTAGTAAAAGATGATCGTCTGAAAGATGCAGCTGATTCTGAGATTGCTTTCTTAATGGCAGAATTAGCCAATCGTCGCCAACCAAACAGTATTCTTTTTGGAGCTACAGTTGTGGGTCGTTCAATCGCACCTAGACTGCAAGCAAAGTTAAATACAGGTTTGACTTCGGATTGTTTAAACTTATCATTTGATGGAGAATTATTAGTTCAAACGAAACCATCTTATGGAGATAACATTATGTGTGAAATTATATGTCCAGATCATCGCCCACAGATGGCTTCTGTAAGACCAAATACTTTTGTAGCTACTAAAGTCAGCGACAAGTCAGTCATAGTGACTGAAATAACTGATTTACCTTTTAAAGTAGCAGATCGTATAAAAGTCATGGAAGAGACTCCTTTACTTTCTAAAAGCGATAGTATTGCAAATGCCGAACGCGTAATCGCGTTAGGACGAGGTGCTGTAGACGATAAGGTAATTGCTATGGCTGAAGAACTCGCTCGCAAGTTAGGATCAAAAATTGGAGTTACCCGTCCACTGACAGATCATCCTAAATTTAGTGGAGATGATCAAATTGGACAATCTGGTAATACCATTGCACCTAAATTATTAATTAATTTAGGTATCCATGGAGCTGTACAATATACAACCGGAATTGAACATGCGGAATTAGTGATTTCTGTTGATAAAGATCCAGAAGCACCTATCTTTAAACATTCTGATTACAGTTATGTTGGAGATTCAGCTGACTTCTTAAAAGGCTTTTTAAAAGTAGTTCAATAA
- a CDS encoding Crp/Fnr family transcriptional regulator, with protein MKKKYVKSEQQTFICGNTEHHCIDAIPLFQSLTDEQKKKIHPLIQHKHFLRGETLYRPGQVADSLYVLKSGKTRIYRLADTGKEQLIRIVTQGEFTGELALFKEGIYEAFSEALTDCFVCAIKHSDFRELLLKYPAISVEMLATIAKRLAISEQQTAWATTETVRDRLLHFLISLIDSKETEPIVELKMAKKDLASYLGTTSESLSREFARLEKEKIIEEISYGKIKLLNFS; from the coding sequence ATGAAAAAAAAATATGTAAAGTCTGAACAGCAGACGTTTATATGCGGAAATACAGAACATCATTGCATAGATGCTATTCCCTTATTTCAATCACTTACAGACGAACAAAAGAAAAAAATACATCCATTAATCCAACACAAACACTTTCTTCGAGGCGAAACGCTTTACCGCCCTGGACAAGTTGCTGACTCCCTTTATGTACTAAAAAGTGGCAAGACCCGAATATATCGATTAGCTGATACAGGTAAAGAACAGCTGATACGTATTGTAACTCAAGGAGAATTTACTGGAGAATTAGCTTTATTTAAAGAAGGTATTTATGAGGCGTTTTCAGAAGCATTAACCGATTGTTTCGTTTGCGCCATTAAGCACTCGGATTTTCGTGAGTTGCTTCTAAAATATCCCGCTATATCAGTTGAAATGTTAGCTACGATCGCAAAAAGATTGGCAATTTCTGAGCAGCAGACCGCTTGGGCTACTACCGAAACTGTTAGAGATCGATTATTGCATTTTTTGATTAGTTTAATTGACTCTAAAGAAACAGAACCGATTGTTGAATTAAAGATGGCTAAAAAAGACTTAGCTTCTTATTTAGGAACCACCTCTGAATCATTAAGCCGAGAATTCGCCCGATTAGAAAAAGAAAAAATTATTGAAGAAATTTCATATGGAAAAATTAAATTATTAAATTTTTCATAA
- a CDS encoding Crp/Fnr family transcriptional regulator codes for MNKSNAHHHHTDGSHKACVSLVPIFNHLEDEQLDEIMAATQSVSYEKNELIYRAGDESDSLYIINKGKVRIYRLSESGKEQLVRILNPGDFTGEMALFSEATHEAYAEAVVNTKICLIKRAELQEFLLKYPSISLKVIAEFSSRLEASEKQTTRFSTEKVETRIALYLAESLDAEDAGTVELTLAMSKKDLASYLGTTPETISRKFNDLEERGYIKQITHKRIKIIDLDGLLLV; via the coding sequence ATGAATAAAAGTAATGCACATCATCACCATACCGATGGGTCACATAAAGCTTGCGTATCTTTAGTTCCAATTTTTAATCATTTAGAAGATGAGCAGTTAGATGAAATTATGGCAGCCACGCAATCTGTTTCTTATGAGAAAAATGAACTTATTTACCGTGCTGGAGATGAATCGGATTCTCTTTATATCATTAATAAAGGAAAAGTACGGATCTACAGATTATCAGAATCTGGAAAAGAACAGTTGGTTCGCATTCTGAATCCTGGTGATTTTACTGGTGAAATGGCATTGTTTTCTGAAGCCACACACGAAGCTTATGCTGAAGCTGTAGTAAATACAAAAATCTGTTTAATTAAACGCGCAGAGCTACAAGAATTCTTGTTGAAATATCCTTCTATTTCTTTAAAAGTGATTGCTGAATTTTCAAGTCGCCTTGAGGCCTCTGAAAAGCAAACTACCCGTTTTTCAACAGAAAAAGTTGAAACGCGTATCGCTTTATATTTAGCTGAAAGTCTCGATGCTGAAGATGCTGGAACGGTTGAACTTACGTTAGCGATGAGTAAAAAAGATTTGGCCTCTTATTTAGGAACCACTCCTGAAACAATCAGTCGTAAATTTAATGATTTAGAGGAACGCGGTTACATCAAACAAATTACTCATAAACGGATTAAAATAATTGATTTGGATGGATTGTTATTAGTTTAA
- a CDS encoding electron transfer flavoprotein subunit beta/FixA family protein, which translates to MGLKIVVCIKQVPVSNNLKIDPITKNLIRSGEAGIMNPFDKNAIEAALRLKDKWGGEIILISMGPPDFEMTLRQGLAMGCDDAVLLSSRQFGGADTLATGYVLSQAIKELGDVDLVLFGRQSVDADTSQVGPIVSEFLDWPQITFVSDLHSYSKQAMTATRLLENMQQKIEFQLPAVVTVRSEMNEPRYPTPRNIQQSYKKDIRIWDENSLSADPNRIGLKGSPTVVRSVWAPEKEAKATKFLKGTADEAIRELLIQLTANNLL; encoded by the coding sequence ATGGGCTTAAAAATTGTAGTATGCATTAAACAAGTACCTGTTTCTAATAACTTGAAAATTGACCCAATTACTAAAAACTTAATTCGTTCTGGAGAAGCTGGGATCATGAATCCCTTTGATAAGAACGCCATTGAAGCAGCTTTACGTTTAAAAGATAAATGGGGTGGAGAAATCATTCTTATTTCTATGGGACCTCCTGACTTCGAAATGACGTTACGTCAAGGTTTAGCTATGGGATGTGACGATGCAGTACTCTTAAGTTCTCGACAATTTGGTGGAGCAGATACTTTAGCAACTGGATATGTTCTGTCACAAGCTATAAAAGAATTGGGAGATGTAGATTTAGTATTATTTGGTCGCCAATCAGTTGACGCAGACACTAGTCAAGTTGGACCCATTGTATCTGAATTTTTAGATTGGCCGCAGATCACATTTGTTAGCGATCTACACAGTTATTCTAAACAAGCTATGACTGCAACTCGATTATTAGAAAATATGCAACAAAAAATTGAATTCCAACTACCAGCAGTAGTAACTGTTCGCAGCGAAATGAACGAACCACGTTATCCAACACCACGTAATATTCAACAAAGTTATAAAAAAGATATCCGTATTTGGGATGAAAATAGTTTGTCAGCTGATCCTAATAGAATCGGTCTGAAAGGTTCTCCAACAGTCGTACGTAGTGTTTGGGCACCTGAAAAAGAAGCGAAAGCTACGAAGTTTCTTAAAGGGACAGCAGATGAAGCAATTCGTGAATTACTAATACAATTAACAGCCAACAATTTACTTTAA
- a CDS encoding YibE/F family protein, whose protein sequence is MNVLILLSIILFVLMKIISGEKGTKSFIALFLNFGIILLTILLMAKGVSNPIFLTLLACIIISCINLFYINTINLKSMIAFISTMITLLFLVIVIFFIVKRANIQGFGIEEIEEFNFFNLYIGIDFLEIAISTIIMGSIGAITDTAISIASAMNEIWVHNPKLSRSNLFKSGMNIGKDILSTTTNTLYFAFIGGYLALLLWFNDLSYSLGEVINSKVFSSEVISIFCIGTGAILVIPITAWLAAYVFTK, encoded by the coding sequence ATGAACGTATTAATTCTTTTATCAATTATTTTATTTGTACTAATGAAGATCATTAGTGGGGAAAAAGGCACAAAATCGTTTATTGCCCTTTTTTTAAACTTTGGTATTATACTTTTGACCATATTATTGATGGCTAAAGGAGTAAGCAATCCAATTTTCTTAACCTTGCTTGCCTGCATCATTATTAGTTGCATTAATTTATTTTATATAAATACAATCAACCTTAAATCAATGATCGCTTTCATTTCTACCATGATCACATTACTTTTTTTAGTAATTGTCATCTTTTTCATCGTTAAGAGAGCAAACATACAGGGGTTTGGAATAGAAGAGATTGAAGAATTTAATTTCTTCAACCTTTATATCGGAATAGATTTTCTTGAGATTGCCATTAGTACGATCATTATGGGATCTATTGGTGCCATTACAGATACTGCTATTTCTATTGCTTCTGCTATGAATGAAATATGGGTACACAATCCTAAACTAAGTCGATCCAATCTTTTCAAATCTGGCATGAATATAGGGAAAGATATTTTAAGTACAACTACAAACACGCTGTATTTTGCCTTTATTGGCGGATATTTAGCCTTGTTATTATGGTTTAACGACCTATCCTACTCACTCGGTGAAGTAATCAATTCCAAAGTATTTAGTTCGGAAGTTATTTCGATTTTTTGTATCGGGACTGGTGCAATTCTGGTTATACCCATTACAGCTTGGCTTGCGGCTTATGTTTTTACCAAGTAA